The proteins below are encoded in one region of Takifugu rubripes chromosome 1, fTakRub1.2, whole genome shotgun sequence:
- the fev gene encoding protein FEV, with translation MRQDYGGNLMFNMYLSDPTENLLKEGKGTTWGPINTGVQKGSGQIQLWQFLLELLSDSTNMSCIAWEGTNGEFKLIDPDEVARRWGERKSKPNMNYDKLSRALRYYYDKNIMTKVHGKRYAYKFDFHGLAQVCQPSTTEQAIYKFQGNFSPIPFSGISKLNLVAPGVGPSSFSYWPGSPPTALYHSHNLQPPGPFGTVSPSHISCVNNINSLSNINSHYN, from the exons ATGAGGCAGGACTACGGAGGAAACCTCATGTTCAACATGTATCTCTCAG ATCCGACGGAAAATCTGTTGAAAGAAGGCAAAGGAACAACCTGGGGTCCGATAAACACCGGAGTGCAGAAAG GCAGCGGTCAGATCCAGCTGTGGcagttcctgctggagctccttTCCGACAGCACCAACATGTCGTGCATCGCCTGGGAGGGGACCAACGGCGAGTTTAAGCTCATCGACCCGGACGAGGTGGCTCGGCGTTGGGGGGAGCGCAAGAGCAAACCCAACATGAACTACGACAAGCTGAGCCGGGCGCTGCGTTACTACTACGACAAGAACATCATGACCAAGGTGCACGGCAAGCGCTACGCCTACAAGTTCGACTTCCACGGCCTGGCGCAGGTGTGCCAGCCGTCCACCACGGAGCAGGCCATCTACAAGTTCCAGGGTAACTTCTCGCCCATCCCGTTCTCGGGCATCTCCAAACTGAACCTGGTGGCTCCCGGCGTTGGACCGTCGAGCTTCTCTTACTGGCCCGGTTCCCCGCCGACGGCTCTGTATCACAGCCACAATCTGCAGCCTCCGGGGCCCTTCGGCACCGTGTCTCCATCCCACATCAGCTGTGTCAACAACATTAACAGCCTGAGCAACATCAACAGCCATTACAACTGA
- the cryba2b gene encoding beta-crystallin A2, producing the protein MNTQQMEQMGKFKITVWEEENFQGKRCEFMLECQNIMERGFNKIRSIKVENGPWVGYEYPEFQGQQFILEKGDYPRYEAWSGNSSYRTEHLLSFRPIKCANHSDSKVTLYECEDFQGRKFELCDDYPSLQAMGWCSKEVPSIKVNSGAWVAYQFPGYRGYQYIMERDRHQGEYRNYNEYSTQAHTNQVQSIRRIQH; encoded by the exons ATGAACACTCAACAGATGGAGCAGATGGGCAAGTTTAAGATCACAGTCTGGGAGGAGGAAAACTTCCAGGGCAAGCGCTGTGAGTTCATGCTGGAGTGCCAGAACATCATGGAAAGGGGCTTCAACAAGATCCGTTCCATCAAGGTTGAGAATGGACC CTGGGTGGGTTACGAGTACCCAGAGTTCCAGGGACAGCAGTTTATCCTGGAGAAGGGAGACTACCCTCGCTATGAGGCCTGGAGTggaaacagcagctacagaaccGAGCACCTGCTCTCCTTCAGGCCCATCAAGTGTGCC AACCACAGTGACAGCAAGGTGACCCTGTACGAGTGCGAGGACTTCCAGGGCCGTAAGTTCGAGCTGTGCGATGACTACCCCTCACTACAGGCCATGGGCTGGTGCAGCAAGGAGGTGCCTTCAATCAAAGTCAACTCAGGAGC CTGGGTGGCTTATCAGTTCCCTGGTTACCGTGGTTACCAGTACAtcatggagagagacagacaccaAGGCGAGTACAGAAACTACAATGAGTACAGCACCCAGGCTCACACCAACCAGGTGCAGTCCATTCGTAGGATCCAGCACTAA
- the umps gene encoding uridine 5'-monophosphate synthase translates to MANGSVGSLILKLHDVNAVKFGEYKLKSGMMTPIYIDLRVLVSYPALMNQVSCLIYQRMQEEDLRFDSVCGVPYTALPLATIISSKHEFPMLIRRKEAKDYGTKRLVEGTIHEGETCLIIEDTVTTGTSILETAEVLQKVGLKVTDAIVVMDRKQGAAEMLASRGIRLHPIISMFNLLDVLREAQRIDSQTAQNVRNFILDHHTFSAKAGNGSEVPEKQQCVEKTTQLSYADRAKLSNVHPLASKLLTIMQEKQSNLCVSADVTSSEELLQLADSLGPSICLLKTHIDILKDYAAAVGHKLQALADKHNFLIFEDRKFADIGNTVKHQYEGGLYQISSWSHIVNAHVVPGPGVVKGLCAVGKPLGRGCLLIAQMSSQGSLACGDYTNAALQMAVEQSDFVMGFICSSKICPRPEFIHMTPGVQMQAGGDVLGQQYTTPEEVIFNKGSDVIIVGRGILEAPDRLEAAELYRKMGWEAYTKRLGQSGK, encoded by the exons ATGGCGAACGGGTCCGTCGGTAGTCTGATCTTGAAGCTTCACGATGTGAACGCGGTAAAGTTTGGAGAATACAAGCTGAAGAGCGGCATGATGACGCCAATTTACATCGATCTCCGGGTGCTGGTGTCCTACCCAGCCCTCATGAACCAG GTCTCTTGTCTCATCTACCAACGAATGCAAGAGGAGGACCTGCGGTTTGACTCCGTCTGTGGAGTCCCATACACAGCTCTGCCTTTGGCCACCATCATCAGCTCCAAACATGAGTTCCCCATGCTCATCAGGAGAAAGGAGGCCAAGGATTATG GAACCAAGCGTCTGGTGGAGGGGACCATTCATGAGGGAGAAACCTGTCTGATCATTGAAGACACGGTGACCACCGGCACCAGCATCCTGGAGACGGCCGAGGTGCTCCAAAAAGTGGGACTGAAG GTGACAGACGCCATAGTTGTAATGGACAGAAAGCAAGGCGCGGCAGAGATGTTGGCCTCGCGGGGAATAAggctccatcccatcatctccATGTTCAACTTGCTGGATGTGTTGCGGGAGGCCCAACGCATCGACAGTCAGACGGCACAGAACGTCCGCAACTTCATTCTGGACCACCACACTTTCAG TGCCAAGGCGGGGAATGGTTCCGAAGTCCCTGAAAAGCAACAATGTGTGGAAAAGACAACGCAGCTGAGCTATGCAGACCGAGCCAAGCTGTCCA ATGTTCATCCTCTGGCCTCAAAGCTGCTGACGATCATGCAGGAGAAGCAATCCAACCTCTGCGTTTCCGCTGATGTGACATCCAGCGAGGAGCTTCTCCAGCTGGCAGACAGCCTGGGCCCAAGCATCTGCTTGCTCAAGACCCATATAGACATTCTAAAG GACTACGCAGCGGCAGTCGGCCACAAACTGCAGGCTTTGGCCGACAAGCACAACTTCCTCATCTTTGAAGACCGCAAGTTTGCTGACATTGGAAACACTGTCAAACATCAGTATGAAGGTGGATTGTACCAGATTTCATCCTGGTCCCATATTGTAAACGCCCATGTGGTGCCGGGACCCGGAGTGGTGAAGGGTCTGTGCGCCGTAGGGAAGCCCCTCGGCCGTGGCTGTTTGCTGATCGCACAGATGAGTTCCCAGGGGTCCCTGGCCTGCGGTGATTACACAAATGCAGCG CTGCAGATGGCGGTGGAACAGTCAGACTTTGTGATGGGCTTTATCTGCAGTTCGAAGATTTGCCCGAGGCCAGAGTTCATCCACATGACTCCCGGGGTGCAGATGCAGGCTGGAG GAGATGTTTTGGGGCAACAGTACACCACTCCAGAGgaagtcattttcaacaagGGCTCTGACGTCATCATCGTTGGCAGGGGGATCCTGGAGGCCCCTGATAGGCTGGAAGCTGCTGAGTTGTACAGAAAGATGGGCTGGGAGGCCTACACAAAGAGACTGGGCCAGAGTGGAAAATAA